The nucleotide window TTCAGCAAGGACCTCATCCTCGCGCTCGCCGGGAAGATCGGCGTGGACGGCGCCACGTACATGGCGCTCGAGTTCCACGGGCCGGTGATCGACGGGCTCTCGGTCGATGCGCGCATGACGATTTCCAACATGGCTATCGAGGTGGGCGCCAAGGCCGGTCTCATGAAGGCCGACGATAAGACGCTCGCCTGGTACGAGGGCCGAGGGGACCGCGCTCCGCAGCCGGTCGATCCGGACGCCGACGCGGTCTACGCCGAGGAGATCACCCTCGACGCCTCGGCGATCGGCCCGATGGTCGCCAAGCCACACGCGGTGGGCAATGTGTCGCCGATCGAGGAGGTCGCCGGTACTAAGGTCGCGCAGGGCTACATCGGCACCTGCACGAACGGCCGGCTTGAGGACCTGAAGATCGCCGCGGACATCCTCCGCGGCCGGAAGGTGCACCCGGATGTGCGCCTCATCATCGCGGCTGCGAGCAAGCAGATCTTGCTCGACGCCATGGATGCCGGCTACATCCGCGACCTCGTTGAAGCGGGCGCCATCATGGTGACGCCGGGATGCGGCCCCTGCGTGGGCACGCACAACGGCGTGCCGAGCGACGGCGAGAACGTCATCTCCACGGCCAACCGCAACTTCAAGGGCCGCATGGGCAACTCCAATGCATTCATCTACCTCGGCAGCCCGGCTACGGTTGCCGCATCCGTCATCGAGGGCGTCATCACCGACCCCCGGAAGTACTTCACGGGAGGGGGGGCCTGAGATGGCGATCACGGCGAAGGCGTTCAAGTACGGCGACGACATCAACACCGACTACATCATCAGCGGCAAGTACAAGTTCAAGAGCAACGACATGGCCGCGATGTCCGTGCACGCCATGGAGGAGCTGGACCCGAACTACTACGAGAAGGTGAGCCCGGAAGGCGGCTTCCTCGTTGCGGGCACCAACTTCGGCATGGGCTCCAGCCGCGAGCAGGCGCCGCTCGTGCTCATCGGCTCCAACACGAAGGCGGTGCTCGCGAAGACCTTCGCGCGCATCTTCTACCGCAATGCGATCAACACCGGTCTACCGGTGGTTGAGTGCGACACCGACCTGATCGCCGACGGTGACTCCCTCGAGCTCGACCTCGAGGCGGGCGTGGTGCGCAACCTCACGCAGGGCACGGAGATTCCCTTCGCGCCGCTGCCGCCGGTGATGGCGCAGCTGCTCGCCGACGGTGGGCTCGTGGAGCACTTCAAGAAGCACGGCGGGTTCGCGGTACGGTGACCGCCGGGGGCACCGATCGCAAGCCCGAGTCTGAGATGCCTCTCTGGGACGGTCTCGAGCGGCGAGTCGCGAAGCGCCGCCACCACCGCAGGTACCGCTTCATAGATCGGCGCCACGGCTTCGACCGGCGCAAGTGGTACCCGGTGCTGGGCACGATGCGCGATCACGGCTGGATTGTCGTGTTCACGATCCTGCTGATCAACGTGCTCTCGTTCATCGACGGCTACTTCACGGCCGCCGAGCTGGGTCTGGGGATAGCCCGAGAGGGTAACCCCGTGCTTGCTGCGGCCCACCGGGAAGGTCCGATGGTCGCCATCGCGGTGAAGCTT belongs to Coriobacteriia bacterium and includes:
- a CDS encoding 3-isopropylmalate dehydratase produces the protein MAITAKAFKYGDDINTDYIISGKYKFKSNDMAAMSVHAMEELDPNYYEKVSPEGGFLVAGTNFGMGSSREQAPLVLIGSNTKAVLAKTFARIFYRNAINTGLPVVECDTDLIADGDSLELDLEAGVVRNLTQGTEIPFAPLPPVMAQLLADGGLVEHFKKHGGFAVR
- a CDS encoding 3-isopropylmalate dehydratase large subunit; protein product: MTQGKTIAEKIFSAHSGTDAHAGDIVVADVDFVMGQDGTTPLAIRALENMGVTTVFDPAKVAVVMDHSSPSPIEGVSALHTMMREFGKKTGAKVYDVGCGVCHQLIPENGHVVPGDLMVGCDSHTCTYGAVNVFSTGVGSTDGAAAMASGKLWFKVPDTMKVTYEGTLQPGVFSKDLILALAGKIGVDGATYMALEFHGPVIDGLSVDARMTISNMAIEVGAKAGLMKADDKTLAWYEGRGDRAPQPVDPDADAVYAEEITLDASAIGPMVAKPHAVGNVSPIEEVAGTKVAQGYIGTCTNGRLEDLKIAADILRGRKVHPDVRLIIAAASKQILLDAMDAGYIRDLVEAGAIMVTPGCGPCVGTHNGVPSDGENVISTANRNFKGRMGNSNAFIYLGSPATVAASVIEGVITDPRKYFTGGGA
- a CDS encoding DUF5658 family protein, which gives rise to MPLWDGLERRVAKRRHHRRYRFIDRRHGFDRRKWYPVLGTMRDHGWIVVFTILLINVLSFIDGYFTAAELGLGIAREGNPVLAAAHREGPMVAIAVKLGAMAVVSTVIWHSRRRRSILTLALVAVALFGGLVAYHAGTLRGLGWL